The window AGCTGAATGTACAAATTCATCTCGGAAGTTAGAGAAAGAGCCAAAGTCCTTTTCAATCTGGTCGAGCACACCTCCCCCCCATGGCAACCTTCCACCATTAGGTTGCATTGATTCCCAGAAGAAATCATGGCTCCAGACCAGTACATTATCACATACAAGATTATGATTGAAGTATTTGTGAACTATTTCAGAATATATTCAATTTGGTAAAACCAAAGTGATTCATCTAGATGCTGAGTTGGTTCCAGTCATGATTCCATACATGCAAATTTTCAAATTTAATGTTACTGTCAGACTGTCTATCGGAAACAGATATGATTTAGAACTGATGTAACCAGATAAAACGCATGAATACAAAGAGCACTAGTTGGAACAGCTAAAAACCACTTTATCAACTATGAACAGCAATAAATATGACCATGACCAGATACTCAAGAAAATGCAGAGAGGAGGTCATTTGAAGACGACAACTGAATGAAATGAAATAGCAAATATTTGTTGATATTTCATTagaatctaaaatttaaaacatgGAAATAATTACCTCGGCAGCATTATTGTATTCTGGTAATGGGTTGCCATTGTTGAATGTGGTTTTGATAAGCTCCTCCATTGTGCAACCATACAATGGGCTGTTAGCAAGCTGCTTATTCAAGCTATCTACATAACCTCGATGAATATTGCCCCAGTGCAGTTCCAGTGTCCTCCTGCTCATGTATGGTTCCAATGCATCCTACGATGTAAGCAAGGCAGGTCAACTTTAGAAACAAAAATCTAAATACTGAGTTACAGTACATGTTCCAAGAAGTCAGATTTAAAAGCAACCAACACCATAGTCCCACTTACTAGTTCAGTAGTTCCGTAGAAAATTTATTAAAGa of the Musa acuminata AAA Group cultivar baxijiao chromosome BXJ2-10, Cavendish_Baxijiao_AAA, whole genome shotgun sequence genome contains:
- the LOC135625807 gene encoding superoxide dismutase [Fe] 3, chloroplastic-like, with the protein product MVLVAFKSDFLEHDALEPYMSRRTLELHWGNIHRGYVDSLNKQLANSPLYGCTMEELIKTTFNNGNPLPEYNNAAEVIISIHDFFWESMQPNGGRLPWGGGVLDQIEKDFGSFSNFRDEFVHSAMMLFGSGWVWLVCELKLFGP